One window of Bacillus sp. THAF10 genomic DNA carries:
- a CDS encoding XRE family transcriptional regulator, which translates to MKKIFNGSRLKEARLYNKLTITELAEKLNVTKQMVSKYESGKSEPSFEKSLQLIDILGYPREFFYTVDKHLIDNEGTFFRSRLTTTQKSKEPASIALKYSVIVRDFLEQYIDFPVLHNREIYEGKDDPEEIALNIRKSMSLGLKPIHDIIEVAELMGFTVISMEYQEDKVDAFSSMNTINGNSYFVITTGESGSFYRQQFSIAHEIGHWVLHQSINPQELDKDEYKVIEDEANKIASIFLLPKESFGEELKSKIVDEIDTYYNLKRRWNVSMAAMIKRARDLDIISVEQEVKLYKQMHYRKWRNPEPFDTETKVTLPVALKQSLELLIDENILQGHEIPLKIAEQYNLYLTPKMLAMICGVDPALFMDNSQSKVVLKIKDFKQKQSS; encoded by the coding sequence ATGAAAAAGATATTTAATGGAAGCAGGCTAAAGGAAGCTAGACTATACAATAAACTTACCATAACCGAATTAGCTGAGAAGTTAAATGTCACTAAGCAAATGGTTTCAAAATATGAAAGTGGAAAGAGTGAACCAAGTTTCGAAAAATCTCTACAGTTAATTGATATTTTAGGATATCCACGTGAATTTTTCTATACTGTTGATAAGCACCTAATTGACAATGAAGGAACTTTTTTTAGATCTAGGTTAACAACAACCCAGAAATCAAAAGAACCTGCCTCCATTGCACTAAAATATTCAGTTATTGTAAGAGACTTTCTGGAACAGTATATTGATTTCCCTGTTTTGCATAATAGGGAAATTTATGAGGGAAAAGATGATCCTGAAGAAATTGCTTTAAACATCCGAAAGTCTATGAGTTTAGGGTTAAAACCAATTCATGACATTATTGAAGTTGCAGAATTAATGGGATTCACGGTTATAAGTATGGAATATCAAGAAGATAAAGTTGATGCCTTTAGTAGTATGAACACTATTAATGGAAATAGTTATTTTGTAATTACTACAGGTGAGTCAGGATCGTTTTATAGACAGCAATTTAGTATTGCTCATGAGATAGGTCACTGGGTTCTTCATCAAAGTATTAATCCCCAAGAATTAGATAAAGATGAGTATAAGGTAATTGAAGATGAGGCTAATAAAATTGCCTCAATATTTCTTTTGCCAAAGGAATCCTTTGGAGAAGAATTAAAGTCAAAAATAGTAGATGAGATAGACACATATTATAATTTGAAAAGAAGATGGAACGTTTCTATGGCAGCTATGATTAAACGAGCTAGAGATTTGGATATAATTTCAGTTGAACAAGAAGTGAAATTATATAAACAAATGCATTATAGAAAATGGAGGAATCCAGAACCGTTTGATACAGAAACAAAAGTAACTTTACCCGTTGCATTAAAACAATCTTTAGAATTGTTAATTGATGAAAATATTTTACAAGGACATGAAATACCGTTGAAAATTGCTGAGCAATATAATCTATATCTTACGCCGAAAATGTTAGCAATGATTTGTGGAGTTGACCCAGCTCTGTTCATGGATAATAGTCAATCTAAAGTGGTCTTAAAAATAAAAGATTTTAAACAAAAACAAAGTAGTTAA
- a CDS encoding DUF5986 family protein: protein MINLHNDIVKAIVNALVMDDPEARQLYLQSINNESGEGTQNSSSKQKWDYRYNTLIEIAKRFGLGYIKIDRGRLWEAVLILGQDNELFVFFSHKNMRQIIKKGKNNHYLKLLNLFNEYFDELLPIDSQIALPILDSEDESIEILKEQAREMLSKMEGDPSKVFIFTFDHSFVSTVKAFAFNTRQEVVWESDFTDLIESNYRLVLKDDNIKPEKRESKNAPETKKEKKQIVSLKNIK, encoded by the coding sequence ATGATTAACTTACATAATGACATTGTAAAAGCCATAGTAAATGCTCTTGTAATGGATGATCCAGAAGCACGACAACTATACTTACAATCTATAAATAATGAGTCTGGGGAAGGCACTCAGAATAGTAGTTCAAAACAAAAATGGGATTATAGGTATAACACATTAATCGAAATAGCAAAAAGGTTTGGGTTAGGGTACATAAAGATTGATAGAGGTAGATTATGGGAAGCTGTTTTGATTTTAGGGCAGGATAATGAACTATTTGTTTTCTTTAGTCACAAAAATATGAGACAAATTATTAAAAAAGGTAAGAATAATCATTATTTAAAACTTCTCAATTTATTCAATGAGTATTTTGATGAATTGCTCCCAATTGATTCGCAAATAGCACTTCCTATTTTAGACAGTGAAGATGAAAGTATAGAAATTTTAAAAGAGCAAGCGAGGGAAATGCTAAGTAAGATGGAAGGAGACCCATCAAAAGTGTTCATATTTACTTTTGACCATTCTTTTGTTTCGACTGTTAAAGCTTTTGCCTTTAATACTAGACAGGAAGTTGTATGGGAAAGTGACTTTACTGATCTTATAGAAAGCAATTATAGATTGGTCCTTAAAGATGATAATATTAAACCTGAGAAACGAGAAAGTAAAAATGCTCCTGAGACCAAGAAGGAGAAAAAACAAATTGTTAGTTTGAAAAATATAAAGTAA
- a CDS encoding amidase domain-containing protein has product MKKKILKILLCMGLIFTLVPFQPSINASTINENIMLVDLENLVKSHLEENQLNHHLSVETYTEYLMSLLIEDADPILANHPNYEQILYYAAEYIYELEKLQTAAITNPEVLDEIENFDLGDKLDSTLKEIKHEIAQEENQIEEDIKSFRETSIQPIKLMENVNNGGKIGIQDIGGSGWNGAAAASYAYDWYKKRNSQYDSHTLNCTNFVSQAIHAGGMSEKKLSPLPRHIYDTTSYWYSDRTHECVGSNSCRYHYHEATSWIRVVDFYSYWSKTKNVTISSTKSTIVSNSLVGDVVQLKRASDGRWFHSMIVNRKANGTIYLAGNTNDTYDKPLTDISAQSFRVIKFR; this is encoded by the coding sequence ATGAAAAAGAAAATTTTAAAAATTTTACTTTGTATGGGTTTAATTTTCACATTGGTTCCATTTCAGCCATCTATTAACGCATCAACTATCAACGAAAATATTATGTTGGTGGATCTAGAGAACTTAGTAAAAAGTCATTTAGAAGAAAATCAGCTCAATCATCATCTATCTGTTGAAACTTACACAGAATATTTAATGTCATTACTAATAGAAGATGCAGATCCTATTTTAGCTAACCATCCTAATTATGAACAGATTTTGTATTATGCTGCTGAGTACATTTATGAGTTAGAGAAGTTACAAACAGCAGCTATAACAAATCCTGAAGTATTGGATGAAATCGAGAATTTTGATCTTGGTGATAAATTAGATAGTACCTTAAAAGAAATAAAACATGAAATAGCTCAAGAAGAAAACCAAATCGAAGAAGATATAAAAAGTTTTAGAGAAACTAGTATTCAACCCATCAAACTAATGGAAAATGTAAATAATGGGGGGAAAATTGGAATACAAGACATAGGTGGTTCTGGTTGGAATGGTGCCGCTGCTGCTAGTTATGCTTATGACTGGTACAAAAAACGTAATTCTCAATACGATAGTCACACATTAAATTGTACAAACTTTGTATCACAAGCTATTCACGCTGGTGGAATGAGTGAGAAAAAACTATCTCCTTTACCTAGACATATTTATGATACTACTTCATATTGGTATTCAGACCGTACACACGAGTGTGTAGGATCTAATAGTTGCCGATACCATTATCATGAAGCTACATCTTGGATTAGGGTAGTTGACTTTTACTCATATTGGAGTAAAACAAAAAATGTGACAATATCAAGCACTAAATCTACTATTGTCAGCAACTCCTTAGTAGGAGATGTTGTTCAACTTAAAAGAGCATCGGATGGAAGGTGGTTCCATTCAATGATAGTGAATAGAAAAGCTAACGGAACAATTTATCTCGCAGGAAATACCAACGATACTTATGATAAACCGCTCACAGATATAAGCGCGCAATCATTCAGAGTTATCAAATTTAGATGA